The Lates calcarifer isolate ASB-BC8 unplaced genomic scaffold, TLL_Latcal_v3 _unitig_5189_quiver_3180, whole genome shotgun sequence genome includes the window ttattctgcagaaacagaagtgaaagagttttgtttgtgttgataatAATGTGCAGGTCAGGAGGATTAGAGTCATTTGTGCTTTAATGAGGTGAAACTGTGCAGTGAAGATATTTATCTGATTGTTTCTTCTAACTAATCCAGATGAAATGTTAGTGTGAAGATAAAGTTCTGCTCAGCAGGTTTTGACACAGTTTGAACAGTTAATGCAGAATTCATGAGTCATAGGtggagcttttattgtgaaggatCTGTACCGGAAGCCCAGAAACCTAACGTGTTGTGTGATGAatcagtgagagtgagaggagctgctgaagcttcctcctcttcagatGCTGAAGTGctgttttccctctttaatGTTCAGATGAGCTGAACAAACATGGAGCTTCTTCCTCtcgtgtgtctctgtctcctgactTGGTCTGGAACAACGTTTGCTGATGGAAACGGTGAGAAAACTAAAGAGTCTCTGAGAATCAGACTGAACTGGGTTTAttcattctgttttattcagctgTAAAGAGTCAGAGGACTGGGATTAAAACAcgagaaacagaaacaggtgaTGTCATGTGATGACAGCATCTTCCGGGAGGGTGgaggtagagtgtgtgtgtgtggagggggggccttgatgttgctatggcaacctgtgagtgcagttggacacaaacaggtgactgtgatcagctgatctctgatgtctgtgctgtttatcaaactcttgactgaCTTTTCTGTCAATACAAGATACATGGATTCCTCTTATTCACAAACCACTAATTGATGAGGTGaattatctttaagcagtgtttaagacttcatacttctttctgtctattttatctgtttgagtcaaaccctcagcagctgattttactgtttctacctcttttacattttaacttccaacttttgattctgcatttagctgttttttctttctgctttcaCCCCTGTTTGGcttgtaactactcctgcatactttctgctacagaaaccatttaACTATCACAAGCTTCaaacctttttacatttatgcttgttcaactttcttcaactctttatgctttttaaaatgttcaactttatctacaattttgctattcaaatgaatgcttcagctgttggttttaattttcagcttctgcatctgcCCTTTTTCTCTGATAATTTCAACCATTTTAAACTTCTACaattacttttgcctttcaaattttaactttttcttctgcatttcaacaataatttcagcctttcaactttttcttctgtagttcatcaatttcagcattttaactttttcttctgcattttaacagtaatttcagccattttaagcattgcttcagcgattTGTTCAGCTCTCAacattcacacgcattttccacaggaaatgcattttctagttctcttctgttttctgctcagtttaAATCAGAGGCGGAGAAAGttcagtttcactttgtttagtttctttaattctcagtgtgtgtgtttctactgttGTGGGTGTGGAGGCAGAGGTTGTTTGATAAATGATCAGAGCTGTCACATCCACAGCTCTGCAGAAGTTTACTGGATTTGGCTTCATTACTACTGGAGAGCAGTGAtgttaaatctttttttgtccacttgggggcagtgtaacaaactgaaaacaccacACTGACATCAGGACCTGAGCTGAAACCACAGGCTGtatataaagaaacacacacacacacacacacacacacacacacagttagtgtctggtttgttagtttactgtgtgtttaatgagTCAGTGTCAGTTATATTTGTTTAAATACTTCATATGGTTTAAGTTCCTGTTCTACTAATTAGCAGTAATGTAGCAGCCCGTGATGCTAAACTGTATCTAGTGTTGATTCTGCCATTTCAATGTAACTTAGACGTTACATTTAATGTAGTTTGTAACTGATGCACAGTTACTTTATATTTGTTGAGGTTGTGGTGTGACTTCCTtccttcttctgtctgtgttttcatcagttgCAGTGTGTCTCAGTCACCACAGATATTTGACTGCTGATTAAACAGCTTGTAAACTGGTGCTTCAGAGTAACTGAGGTGACACATGTTCGTTCTCTGATTCGTCCTCCAGGTCCAGGTGTCGTGACTGTGGCCGTGGCAGAAGGGAGTGAAGCTGTTTTACCCTGTTCCCTCAGCACCAGGCAGAACATCGAGCAGAAGGTGTTTGACTGGAAGAAAGATGTGAAGAAGGAGGTGTTCCTGTACGCTGCTGGCCAGCATTACAACAAGGGCCGAACAGGTCAAGACGAACAGTTCAAAGGAcgagtttttcattttgaagatGAGCTGAAGAACGGCAACGCCTCCATAAAGATCCACAATACAAAGATGGCCGACAGCGGAAGTTACACCTGTACTTTCCCTAATACAGCAGAACCAGAATCCCACGTTAAACTTGTTGTAGGTGAGTTTGAAACTGATGTGACTTTAAAAGTGATTAttgtatttcttcattttcattgtttttaatgcatttatttctCTCACCATCTCTAGACTTCTTGACACTAAAATGTCAACTATAAATTAATAATtgcacatttatttcttttctttttctttttatgtactgatttatactttatttttcactgatATTAACAATCAGAGTaacattataatattatatttacattaattcTGCTTTTCCAAATACCATGGACTTGGTTTATGTTGAGGACAGAGACCACAGAGCTCTGTCACTTGTCTTTGCAGTGTTGGTCATTTATTCATAGTGTCCATGAAGCTGCAGCCTCAGAAACACCTTcctacatttattatttagattattttgttCCAGTGTTACAGGTCTGACAATatcactgtttttccttttagaTCCTGACCCAGAGCGTTTTATCTTAACCTCTTAGAGCTCCTTACAGTTATATACATTGTCACCTGTTTATACACCCTGATTTAAATGTTCTGCTACTCCAAGACAATGAAGAACTGATACGTGTCCTCAGCAGCACTGCAAAGCAAATATTCTGGTCtcttatgttgtgtttgttttatttctgtcctgAACCGAGACATTTTAGTTCAGGATCACACTGAGAATTAAATGAGATTCCATGTTTCATATCTTTTACCTTGATATTCAAAATGCAATAACTCGGTCATAATAAGAGCTATCAGGCTGAAAACTCACAGGATCTCTCCCTCCACTTGTCGACAAtatctgaaccaaatttcatgttgatagacagaagtgtgtgtgagatatttCAGAAAGTGCAGTACAGAGCATCTCCATCAGATGACTACAGAGCTTTCTAAAACCTCTCCAAAGTGACCAAATAATGATGAGAAATGTCTTTATGACGCTGAAAAATTTCCCTCAATGTTCAAGTTGACTAAAAGCAGATGTTGTTCATATTTAGATAAAGATTGACAGATTTAGTTTCATTGAATCACGTCTCTTTTGACTGATGAAAAAGTTTCTCTGTTATGTGGGTGTTCCACCACCACAGGAAGTCCAACTACATGAACTTCCATATATGGTCAGACAGGTAATTTTACCGGCTCCAAACTCAGAGTGTTTTCACGGTGCTGACTTTCTATTGGATGAAAGTAGCTGTCAATAAACCCAGTGTGAGCTCGCGTAAAGATGcgctcctctgattggctgatggagTTAAAAGTCCGTTAGGTTCGTCTCTTTATGTCGTCAAAAAGAAGctgattggtttgttttgttcGTGGGCGTTTACTGATTTCAGAGATACTGAACATCATTGCTCAAATATTTGGTCAACTCTTTAAAATGGACTGAAATGTCGTTGTTTTGGAAGTTTGAGGAGCAGCGTTAAAACTAAACGAGGGAAATAATCCACTTTTATTCTGCTTATTTTTACTTCCGCTTGAATTTAAACGAGCTGGATTTAATCGGTgagtttttgttctttaaaatgagcccagtttgtctttaaatgtctgtttttcgACCTATAAatgctttttaactgcagcgaGACAGGTTAGCAGGTTCATTGCTAACTGGTTACTGCCGGAAAGTGAGACGTTCACGTGTGTTTATCGTGTAAATCCGTCATTTAGTTTCTTTAAtaaattgaaaaactgaaaattggaTCTTTCAAACGAGGTATAATATGTCCGTGTTTACGTCAACAGTCAACATGAAAATATAGAGTTGAttgatttattcagtttacatgtaaatgtcagGTCGCAGGCAACCTGCGCactttaaaaggttaaaagacagaagaggtgaAAACATCCCAGGTGAGTCCTGATTCTGATGACGTCACCGATCTCTGCAGTTTACCTCTGTATGACTTCGTCTCCATAACCCCCCAAAACCTCAAATTTGTAAACCATCAGTTGAAGACAATAATGTttagtcaaagtcaaagtcaacaataaagctgactttgactttgttcAAGTATTGTTGATGTTATTATGTTGactgtgaactgttttttttctcacctgtgATGACATTACTCACCTCAATCATTCCTGACTCATCCTAGAACAAgttaaaaatgtctgaattttGTTTCTGTCCAGCTGTGCCTGGATGTGTAACTGATGCttttctgtttgactgtttctgtgtttttctctttgcacACTGAAATCTTTAAAATCaagcagagaaaggaagaaaaaacgCAATGTTACTGTAATTGTCTCATTATCTGTTGCTTACACTGTTTACAGGTGCAGCTCCAGAACCATCTGTTGCAACACTTAATCAAACAATAGACTGggctctgctgcagtgtgttgttcGAGGAGCTTCTCCCAAACCTAAAGTAGAGTGGCAGGACGGTTCTGGAAACATCCTTCCTGCTGAGGAACCACAGGTCTCTGAAAGAGGAGGACGTTACGACATCATCCTCCAAACTACTGTGACCAAGACTGACCGCTATCGCTGTGTCGCCACACAGGAGGAAATCAACCATCAGGTTCATTCTGATACCTATGTGCTTATGAATGGTCAGTGGTTTTTATACCttcaaataattttaattatttataagTTATTAGTGTTCaagcattttaatgtgttttcagactgaATCCAAACTGAATTTGCTCTAAGGGTCAACATGAACCTTTAAGTAATGAAACACACATCTGAGCTCTGTCTCCTGAAGTTGAAGTTCTCCTTCCTTTTGTAGGCAAATAGATGTGATATAAATCATAATAACCATTAGGTTTTTAATATGTACAAACATGATATTTGATTCTGAGAAGTGGATGAGATTTAATACTGGGGGCAGCAAATTTGGTTCCAAATGGTTTTCCTCAGTTTCATAAAAGAACTAAATGTTGAtccccctcttttcctccacctcctcttcacTGTCCTGCACAGACTGAAGCTGAGCTCTGACTCTGAGCCTCTGTTCTCTCCAGTCTGTGGATACTTTCCAGTtgagatgaagaca containing:
- the LOC108873900 gene encoding butyrophilin-like protein 1 isoform X1, whose protein sequence is MELLPLVCLCLLTWSGTTFADGNGPGVVTVAVAEGSEAVLPCSLSTRQNIEQKVFDWKKDVKKEVFLYAAGQHYNKGRTGQDEQFKGRVFHFEDELKNGNASIKIHNTKMADSGSYTCTFPNTAEPESHVKLVVGAAPEPSVATLNQTIDWALLQCVVRGASPKPKVEWQDGSGNILPAEEPQVSERGGRYDIILQTTVTKTDRYRCVATQEEINHQVHSDTYVLMNDRREENNSGES
- the LOC108873900 gene encoding butyrophilin-like protein 1 isoform X2, whose protein sequence is MELLPLVCLCLLTWSGTTFADGNGPGVVTVAVAEGSEAVLPCSLSTRQNIEQKVFDWKKDVKKEVFLYAAGQHYNKGRTGQDEQFKGRVFHFEDELKNGNASIKIHNTKMADSGSYTCTFPNTAEPESHVKLVVGAAPEPSVATLNQTIDWALLQCVVRGASPKPKVEWQDGSGNILPAEEPQVSERGGRYDIILQTTVTKTDRYRCVATQEEINHQVHSDTYVLMNDRREENNSGES